The Leptospira noumeaensis genome segment TTCCTATTAATATTCTGACTCCTGGTGATCGAATTGGTTTACCATACATCCAAGTGACACCAGATAAAATCAAAGGGATTGTACGGTCAAACAAACCTGATGCCGCAACTATATTCAAAACTCCAGATGAAGATTGTCAAAACATTGCAGCCCATGTTTTATCTTTTATCCAACATGAAATCAAAAAAGGACGGATACCCAAAGAATACCTCCCGTTTCAAAATGGAGTTGGGAATATTGCCAACGCAGTCCTTGCCAGTATGGCAAAAGACTCCAATTTCCATTCCATCCAAATGTATACAGAAGTGGTTCAAGATTCGGTTTTTGATTTAATTGATGCTGGTAAATTGGAAATTGCATCAACTTCGGCGTTAACTTTCTCAGAAGCCGGCCTCAAAAGATTTCATGAAAATATATCTGCATGGAAATCTAAGTTTGTCATTCGCCCACAAGAGATTTCTAACCATCCGGAAGTCATTAGACGTATGGGACTCATTGCAATGAATACCGCCATAGAAGTTGACATTTATGGGAACGTAAATTCCACTCATGTGATGGGAACATCTATGATGAATGGAATTGGTGGATCTGGTGATTTTACACGGAATTCTCATTTGTCTATTTTTATGACCCCGTCTCTTGCCAAAGATGGGAATATTTCTGCAGTGGTGCCAATGGTTTCACACACAGATCATAACGAACATTCAACTATGATTTTCGTAACCGAACAAGGGTTAGCTGATCTAAGGGGATGCCCTCCTAAAAAACGAGCCGAACAAATTATTAATAATTGTGCACACCCCATTTACCGAGACAAACTCCGCGAATATTACGAAAATGCCCTTCGAGTTTCTAAAGGAAAACACACTCCTCATGACTTGGAAAGGTCTCTTTCTTGGCATGTCCAATTTTTGAAAACAGGAAGTATGAAGTGATTGCAGTTGTAGGTTCTGGAATTGCTGGCTTAACTGCCGCTTGGGCGGTTCGTAAGTTTAAAGATATAACTTTATTTGAAAAACATCCTGAAATTGGGATGGCAGCTTTTGGCGCCAAACAAATGGTTGATGGTTTACCTGTAGAATTTGACATTCCATTTCGAACCATCAAACGTGATTATTATCCTACACTATTTCAAGTTTATGATAAAGCGGGAATCAAAACTAGGCCTGTTGATTATTCCTTTAAGGTGGAATCAAATGGTGATTCCGTTTTTGGGTTTCGTTCATATGAATTTTTAGGGATGCCTTTTGGCCTACCAACAATGGATTCTTTAGTATCTGCGAAGGGTCGAAGGATTTTTTCAGACTTACTGAAGTTTTATACCAATGCCAAAACTGATTGGCTAAAAGAAAATTCCAGTATCTCTATTTTAGATTTTTTAATCAAATATGGTTATTCTAATGAATTTATATATCATTTTTTATTACCGACCTTTGCATTAGTAAACACGTGTAAAACGGAAACTGTGGGTGCTTATCCCGCTGAAACCATCATTGGATACCATTCTCGCGGTTATTCTTATACACCTCAAGAAACGGCGGAATTTGGAACTAGAGATATTGTAAATCGCCTCACAGAAAATTTATCAAATTTAAACTTAAACGCAGGGATCCAAAAAATTTATAAAAAGGGAGATAAAACTTTCATCCAGTTCGCCAATGAAGAAAAAGAATTTGATCATGTGATTCTTTCAACACAAGCAAACCAAGGGAAAGAACTTCTCGGAGAAGGATTTGAGTTAGAAAAAGAAATTCTTGGTGAGTTCCGTTATGAGTCAAGTGATGTTGTTTTACATACAGATGAATCTTATTTTTCGAATCCTTCCGTTTCTTTGATTTTTAAAATACGAGATGGTTATGACAAACCCGAGGTTACTTTAGATTTAGGAAGAATTATCCCTGAATTGAATGGCAAAAAAATATTTCAAACATGGAATCCACACCAACTTCCAAAACCAGAAGATACTTTAAAAATTGCTAAGTTTGAAAGGCCTGTGATGGATGAAAGAACAACCAAAGCCATCAAAAGAATTGCAGCATTACATGTAGAATCAAATTGTCGTCTTTGGTTGTGCGGTTCTTATTCTTTATACGGAATTCCACTTTTAGAAGCTGGTGCTAAGTCCGCTCTGTATGTTGTTTCAAAATTACTAAATAAAAATATTGATGAACTGATTCAAAAATAAGAACTAACGGGTTTTATTTTTCGAAGACGTAGTAATGGTAAGAAAGTCCTAAGTTTTTGGCAAACAGGTTTAATACTTTGGCGAATGCTTTCAATGAAGCAGGCAAAGTTTTTGAAAACTCAATGAATCCAAATAAAACTGGTTTTGTCCAATTTTCATGTTTGATTTCTTTGAATCCAATTGCTTTTAATTCAGTGATTGTTTCCTCGACTAACTTTAAATTATTTTTTGGAATTAGAAATGGAAGGTATAACCACCAAAGTTTTTTAAAACGACTCTCCGTAATTTGAAAATTTGTGAATACGAACCTACCACCAGGTTCTAAAACTCTGTAACTTTCTCTGTAAAACAACGCTAGGTTTTGGAAATGGTAAGAGGCATCTAAAGAAAAAACATACTGATAAGAAGAGTCAGCCAAAGATTTTATACTCTCCCAACTTCCGTGAATGAATGGTTTTACCTCTGTCTTAGTTGATATGAACAGTTGTTCTGCGAACTCTGATTGTTCTCCGGGTAAGTTGATGGCAGATAGTAGTTTTGGTTGGAAATTTTTAGACCAATATACCAAACTCCCACCAAGTCCAGAGCCAAGTTCCAAAATTTTAGATTTGGGTTGTAATCCGGCACCGAACACAAATTTCGATAAAAATTTAAGACCTGCTGATTCATAAGAAATGTCTTCCTCCCAATATCCAAAGTTGGAAACAAAGTAGGGAGGTGATTGCGGAAGGACAATTACTGGTGATTTAGAAAATGGGAAAGGAGTCATTTTTTACTTGTCGGATTGTTATACCCGCTAGGGTATATAGTATGAGCCTTTCGGAAAATCAAACCAAACTGATCCATCGTATCAATCGAATCCAGGGACAGCTGGAAGCAATCAAGAATACAATTAACGCGGAAGAAAAAGACTGCGAAAAAGCAATTTTACTCCTAAAAGCAGCCCACCAAGCAATGAAAAAATTTGGAGAAGCCTACATTCACGAATATATGGATACCTGTTTTAAGGAAAAAAAATCCACAGCGACAATCGAGTCAGATGTAAAAAAAGCCATCACAGCAGCCTTTTCCCTTTAATCCGAAAAATTCCTTCCATTTCCTACCCTAAAATCGCTTGCCATATATACCCATGGGGGTATATATGGATTTAAAGCCTGTATACTATAGGGGGTATGGTAATGTTTCTAGCTTCGACAAAAACTTGGTATTTGGAGCGAGTGGTTTATCTCGTTGCGGGGTTATTTAGTTTAGTGGGTGTTTCCTTGGGAACCTTTCTTTCGCCTTGGTGGTTTCTTTTGAATTTGCTTGTGGGTGTAAATTTGATCGTTTTTTCAACCATTGGTTTTTGTCCCATGGCAATTCTTTTGAAAAAACTTGGTTTTGAGTCCAAGGTAGTGGATTAAAAAATGAAAACGATCATTAGCATTTTGCTTCTGACCTTTCCGATGGCCCTCTTTGCCGAGGCCGTCGGTTTCAGTGATTTGTGGAAACAGATCGAAGAAAATTCTTCCGCTAGAAAATCCAAATATTTGGAATGGAAAGCAGGTGAAATTGCGAAAGACCGTGCCGGCAAACATTGGTTACCAAGAGTTTATACCGATCTTAGGACTTTTCAGACAAATGACCCAACTCTCAATTTTATGGGTAAACTAAGTCAAAGAAGTGCTACTGATTCCGATTTTTCCACTGCTTCGACAAGATACAGGCCAAGTAACTTCTTAGACTCGAATAACCAACCTTATTCGACATTAAACTCAGATACTATGAATCTTTTTTCGAAAGATACCTTAAACAATCCAGGTAGTCATACTTATTCACGAGGAACACTCGGAATGGATTTGCCTTTGTATGAAGGTGGGTCGAGCAAAACTCTCGCGGTCATGAATGAAAAAAGATCAGCAGGTCTTAAATTTGAATGGCTTGCTGTCAGAGATAGAGAATTTGCTCAGTCAGGTTTTTATTATCGAGCCATCCAAACATTGAATGAATACAAACAGAGATTAGATAAAATCAAAAAAATTGAATCTAAGTTTCAATCTAATTATTCCCTCGGTAATAAAGGAAATCCTGTTGGGTATGCGGGATACTTAGCTTTAAAGTCTGTTAAAAACCAAATTTCCATTTTGGAAAAACAATCGGATTTACAGATCCAAGATTATAAAGATACATTATATGTTCTTTCTGATCTCCCGTCTTCGGAAATAGAAACTATAGAATCAGATTTGAATGTATTTTTGGATACTTATTTCAAAAGACCAATGGTTTACGAAAGATCCAACCAAATGAATGCTCAAATCAAATACGCAGAAGGTGAAAAACTTAAATCCGATATGGAAATGGCTAAGTTTTTACCGAAGGTTGGTGCATATTCGGAAGCATATGGATACCAAGGAAGTCGTAATACAACAAACGCATACCAAGCTGGCGTTTATCTCCAAATGAATCTTTATAATCCAAAAGATATGGGAGTGGTGGAAGAATCCAAACTCAATGCAGAGGCTGCACTAAAGAAACTTGAAGAAAAAACGAAAGAAGAAGAATCACATGTAAAATCTCTTTTCCAAAAAGAAATCACACTTATGGAAAGTTTAACTTTGGTGAGAGAAACGGTGAAATACCAAGAAGAACAAGTTGGGAATATGCAAAAACTATTTCAAAGTGGTGCGATTTCCGCCATCCAATTTGCAGAAACATTAAACAAATCATTAGAACTAAATCGTGTATTAATGGAAACGGAAATTGCCGTTTTACAAGTCAGAACAGAAACATCAATATTTTCAAACAAGGAAGAATCAAATGAATCCATTGGAAGAAATTAAAAAAGGATTTGCTGGTCGATTGGCCGAAACTTTTTTGCATTCTCGTCTTACGCCTGTCATAGCAATTGTAAGTTTGATGCTTGGGTTATTTGCTGTATATTTAACTCCAAAAGAAGAAGAACCACAAATCTCTGTTCCTATGGTTGATATCCAAATTCCCGCGCCAGGGTTTTCACCTGAAGAAACGGAGCGAAAGGTAACGGAGGTTATTGAACGTGCAGTTTGGGGATTGGAAGGTGTTGAATATGTTTATTCTACAAGTAAATGGCATGGAAGTTATATCACTGTGCGATTCAAGGTGGGAGAACCTATCGAACCTTCTTTAGTTAAGATCCACCATAAATTGATGGAGGTAAAAAATACACTCCCTCGTAATACATTAAACCCTATTGTAAAATCTTATTCTATTGATGACGTTCCTTTTTTGGCTCTTAGTTTTAGCTCCGAAATAGCGGATGATTTTACTTTACGCCAACTCATTGCACCACTTGCCCGTGAACTTTCTTCAACTCCGGATTTGGCCTCGGTACAAATGTTAGGTGGTTTAAAAAAAGTCGTCCGAGTCAAAATAGATCCTAACCTTCTCAGTCGGTTTGGAGTGACAGCAATCGAAGTGGCTATGAGTTTAAAAGAAAATGATGCACTCATCCCTGCTGGTAAAAATTGGTCAGCAGATTCTGTTTTGGATATGGAAGTGGGGGGAGTATTAAAGAATATAACCGATGTCAAAAAACTTCCGGTAGCACAACGTGGTGGTCGAGTGGTGCGTATCCAAGATCTGGCGATAGTGGAAGAGGGGCCAGAAGAAAGAACAAGATCTTCTGCTTTGTATGATAAATCTCTCGGAGAAGGAAAACGAAATGCGGTTACCATTGTATTTGCTAAACGAAAAGGAACAAATGTAGTCAATTTATCAAAAGATCTATTAGAAAGGGCTAATCTCTTTCAAAAGAATTTACCGAAAGAAATTCAATTGAGTATCATTCGTGATTATGGAAGTACAGCAGAAGATAAGTCGCGTGAGTTAATTGAACACCTTCTCATTGCTACAATTTCAGTTACAGTTCTTATTGCACTTTGGATGGGTTTTCGTTCCGCTCTGGTGGTTGCCATTGCTATCCCTGTTACCTTAGCACTCACTTTGGCCATTTACTATTTTCTTGGATACACTCTAAACCGAGTCACTTTGTTTGCTTTGATATTTTCGATTGGGATCTTAGTGGATGATGCCATTGTTGTGGTGGAAAACATAGAGAGACACTTAGAAGAAAATCCAAATTTGGGAATCATCCGAGCGACTCTAATCGCTGTTTCAGAAGTAGGAAATCCAACCATTTTAGCTACCTTCACCGTGATCGCAGCAATTTTGCCTATGGCATTTGTTCGTGGGCTTATGGGTCCTTATATGAAACCAATCCCAGTAGGGGCAAGCCTTGCAATGATCCTTTCTCTTATTGTTGCCTTTGTGATTACACCTTGGGCTTCCGTTCGTTTGCTAAAAGAAAAACATGCTCATACAGGCAATGGTTCTGGAGAACATAAAATTTCCAAACTCGATGCGATTTATATCCGTTTTATGAATTGGTTACTCGGGTTTAAAAAGAACGCTACTGTTTTTGGACTTGTTACCATTGGATTGCTAATTGTATCGATGGCATTTGTTGGATTTAAATGGGTGAAGGTAAAGATGTTACCTTTTGATAATAAAGAAGAGTTTCAAGTTTTGTTAGACTACCAACCAGAAACAACTCTCATCCAAAGTATGAGTCATTCAGAAGAGTTAACAAAAATTCTTTTGAAAAATCCGAATGTAGAAAAAATACAAATTTTTGCAGGGGAAGCAGCACCATTTTCTTTTTCAGGAATGGTAAAACATTCCTTCCTTCGTAATCTTGATTCTATGAATGATTTACAAGTCATTCTAAAAAACAAAAACAATCGTAAAGAGTCAAGTCACGAAATCATAGAAACCTTACGATCCGACATACAAAAGTTTGGTGAAAAGTATCATGTTGTGACTAAAGTGTTGGAAATCCCACCTGGGCCACCGGTGATGGCAACAATGGTCGCGGAAGTGTATGGCCCAACTGCATCTGTGCGTAAACAGGTGACCGAGGAAATTGAAAAGATATTTCGGGAAGAACCAAGTGTGGTTGATTTAGACAGTACACTCCGAAACGGGCGAACTAAGATGATTTACCCTATCGATTTTGAAAAATCAGGTATTTTTGGAATCAAAACTTCCGCTCTTGCATATACGGGGTCCATTCTTTTTTCTGAATCACCTTTTGTCAGCTTGGCTACTGCCGAAGAACCGGAAGAAGTTTCTGTGAATCTTTCTGTCATCCAGAGTGTTCGTTCATCCAAAAATCCATTCCAAAACCAGAACATCATGTCTATGGAATCCGGAGTTGTTTCTTCCGAGAGAGTATTAGGAAATCCATACAAAGAAGAAGACAGGAGTTTATTTCGTAAAAATTTAAAACCAGTGCAGTATGTGATGAGTGAACTATCAGGATCGGAAGAAGCCCCCGTTTATGGAATGTTAAAACTCGCACCCAAAATCAAATACGAAACACAAACTGCTGAAGTTCCTTGGAACACAACAAAACCCGTGATTAAATGGGATGGGGAATGGTTTATCACCTATGAAGTATTCCGGGATCTTGGTGGTGCATTTGCTGTTGTGATTTTACTTATTTATGTTTTAGTTCTTGGTTGGTTTAAAAGTTATACGGTACCTCTTGTGATTATGGCTCCCATTCCTATTTCCCTCATTGGAATTTTACCGGGACACTTTGTGATGGGTGCTTATTTTACAGCCACATCTATGATTGGTTTTATTGCCGGAGCTGGGATCATTGTTCGAAACTCCATCATCCTTGTAGATTTTATCGAGGGAGAAATCAAAAAAGGTGTAGAACTGAAAGAAGCCGTAGTTCATGCGGGGGTGGTAAGGTTTCGACCAATGTTACTGACTGCTTCTGCTGTGGTGGTTGGATCCTTTGTGATGTTGTTCGATCCTATTTTCCAAGGATTAGCCATCTCATTAATGTTTGGTGAAATAGCAGCTACGGTCTTAAGTCGGTTTGCGGTTCCAGTTTTATATTACTGGTTTATTGGCAAATCAAGGCAAGGAGTGATCAAACATGGATAAAAGAATTTAGTTTTTAAATTTAATACTAAACTGGATTCTAATAAAAAAGGCTGAAATTACTTTCAGCCTTTAAGTCAAAACCTTTGGATTGAAACCAAGGTTTTTTTTCAGACAAACGAATTAACGAGTTCCCTCGTTTTTGATTTCACTATGGTTCTTATACAATCCAGTAGCTGTTAAAGAAGGTGCTCTAACATGACCTGTGTATTGTGTATAAGTAGTGCTACCACTTACGATAGAGGATTGGCATTTATCAAGTCCACCAGCACGGTTGTATCCACAAGAAGAGTGGTATGCTACAGCATAGTCATCTTCTCCTGGAAGGATGGCAGACGGTCCGAATGCACCTTTATAACCAGGTACATGGTTGATCTGAATTCCACCCGTATTGTTGTGATTGAATGCCCCACGTGCAGTTCCCACGATGAGAGATTTATCCATCGCATTTCCTGCAAATCCAAAGGTTATGCCATTCAAAGCAGAAGCAAGTTCCGAACCACCAGAAGCGGCAGCAAGAGCTGTTACTTTTGTGATGTTGAAACCTTTTGCTGATGCCGTAGAACCAAGGTTAGACAACCAGAATTCTATTGCATAACATCCTGCTGAGTGACAAACGATTTTGCAAGAGTTAGACCCTTTGCAATAGTTCGTAAGTCCTGTCGCAATATTTGTTTGAGCGCGAGCAGATCCGAAAGTTCTAGGGTCAGAAGTTCCATCGTAACCGATGAAAATTTTAGATCCAGAAACTGTATTCGCAGAGGTCCCCCAATACGAATTTACGTCTGTTGTTCCCACGCCGTTGTGGTTTTTGTCTGATTTTCCGTGAATGAACACGGTGTATGTTTGTGCACTGAGTGATCCCGCAAACAGCATCACGAGTGCAAGTGTTAAGGTTCTTCGCATTTTTTTTCCCTTTCCTGATTTTCTATATTACGACACAAATTCCATAAATAAGTCAAATATGTCAATTTATATATCATTGGGGCAAAAAAAAGACCAACCGAAATGGTTGGCCTTTTCCTTTCTCATGAAGAGAAAACGTAGGATTCGGCGACTTACCGATATCCTTCTGATTTGATTTCGCTGTGGTCTAGGTAAAGACCAGTAGCAGTTACAGATGGAGCACGATAGTGTCCTGTGTATTGAGTGTAAGTTACATTTGAGTTGAAAGGCCAGATTCCTTCACTTTGTGTGAGAGAAGATTGGCATTTATTCAAACCACCTGCTTTGTTGTATCCGCAAGAAGAGTGGTAGGCAACAGCATAGTCATCTTCTCCAGGAAGGATAGCTGATGCACCAAACATACCTTTGTATCCAGGAACGTGGTTTACAGCAACACCAGCAGTGTTGTTATGATTGAAGGCACCGCGTGCAGTTCCAACGATAAGAGATTTGTCCATTGCGTTTCCACCGAAACCGAAAGTGATTCCGTTGAGTGCAGAAGCAAGTTCCGAACCACCAGAAGCGGCAGCAAGAGCTGTTACTTTTGTAAGGTTAAATCCTTTTGCAGATGCCGTAGAACCAAGGTTAGACAACCAATATTCGATTGCATAACATCCAGCCGAGTGGCAAACGATTTTGCAAGAGTTAGATCCTTTGCAATAGTTTGTAAGACCAGTCGCGATATTTGTTTGTGCGCGAGCAGATCCAAATGTTCTTGGGTCAGAAGTTCCATCGTATCCGATGAAAATTTTAGATCCAGAAACGGAACTAGTGGAAGATCCCCAGTATCCATTTACATCTGTTGTTCCCACACCGTTGTGGTTTTTGTCTGACTTACCGTGAATGAACACAGTGTAAGTTTGGGCACTGAGCGATCCTGCAAACAGCATCGCAAGTATTGTTGTGATTGAGCTACGCATCTCTTTTTTATCCTTTTCCTTTCTTTAAATGATACCTATTTTATCTCCAACCTTCGGTTTTGATTTGACCGTGGTCGAGATAGAGTCCTGTAGAAGAAACAGATGGAGCACGGTAGTGACCACTGTATTGGTTGTATGTTTTATTAGATCCGAA includes the following:
- a CDS encoding YgaP-like transmembrane domain, encoding MFLASTKTWYLERVVYLVAGLFSLVGVSLGTFLSPWWFLLNLLVGVNLIVFSTIGFCPMAILLKKLGFESKVVD
- a CDS encoding succinate CoA transferase gives rise to the protein MAVTNSLIEQKLKTAEEVAALLPEHVTLGCSGFTPAGYPKLIPVAFAKRIEDEKKLGKEFSINLYAGASTGEELDGALAKTGALKLRIPYQSNSHLRNLINQGETDFIDMHLSHVVKYIEHGILPKIDVALVEAIDVTTDGKIYLSTSSGMSATYIRNAESIFIELTDTHPLELKGYHDIYLPNHHEKGLPINILTPGDRIGLPYIQVTPDKIKGIVRSNKPDAATIFKTPDEDCQNIAAHVLSFIQHEIKKGRIPKEYLPFQNGVGNIANAVLASMAKDSNFHSIQMYTEVVQDSVFDLIDAGKLEIASTSALTFSEAGLKRFHENISAWKSKFVIRPQEISNHPEVIRRMGLIAMNTAIEVDIYGNVNSTHVMGTSMMNGIGGSGDFTRNSHLSIFMTPSLAKDGNISAVVPMVSHTDHNEHSTMIFVTEQGLADLRGCPPKKRAEQIINNCAHPIYRDKLREYYENALRVSKGKHTPHDLERSLSWHVQFLKTGSMK
- a CDS encoding TolC family protein; the protein is MKTIISILLLTFPMALFAEAVGFSDLWKQIEENSSARKSKYLEWKAGEIAKDRAGKHWLPRVYTDLRTFQTNDPTLNFMGKLSQRSATDSDFSTASTRYRPSNFLDSNNQPYSTLNSDTMNLFSKDTLNNPGSHTYSRGTLGMDLPLYEGGSSKTLAVMNEKRSAGLKFEWLAVRDREFAQSGFYYRAIQTLNEYKQRLDKIKKIESKFQSNYSLGNKGNPVGYAGYLALKSVKNQISILEKQSDLQIQDYKDTLYVLSDLPSSEIETIESDLNVFLDTYFKRPMVYERSNQMNAQIKYAEGEKLKSDMEMAKFLPKVGAYSEAYGYQGSRNTTNAYQAGVYLQMNLYNPKDMGVVEESKLNAEAALKKLEEKTKEEESHVKSLFQKEITLMESLTLVRETVKYQEEQVGNMQKLFQSGAISAIQFAETLNKSLELNRVLMETEIAVLQVRTETSIFSNKEESNESIGRN
- a CDS encoding metal-sensitive transcriptional regulator, coding for MSLSENQTKLIHRINRIQGQLEAIKNTINAEEKDCEKAILLLKAAHQAMKKFGEAYIHEYMDTCFKEKKSTATIESDVKKAITAAFSL
- a CDS encoding efflux RND transporter permease subunit; this encodes MNPLEEIKKGFAGRLAETFLHSRLTPVIAIVSLMLGLFAVYLTPKEEEPQISVPMVDIQIPAPGFSPEETERKVTEVIERAVWGLEGVEYVYSTSKWHGSYITVRFKVGEPIEPSLVKIHHKLMEVKNTLPRNTLNPIVKSYSIDDVPFLALSFSSEIADDFTLRQLIAPLARELSSTPDLASVQMLGGLKKVVRVKIDPNLLSRFGVTAIEVAMSLKENDALIPAGKNWSADSVLDMEVGGVLKNITDVKKLPVAQRGGRVVRIQDLAIVEEGPEERTRSSALYDKSLGEGKRNAVTIVFAKRKGTNVVNLSKDLLERANLFQKNLPKEIQLSIIRDYGSTAEDKSRELIEHLLIATISVTVLIALWMGFRSALVVAIAIPVTLALTLAIYYFLGYTLNRVTLFALIFSIGILVDDAIVVVENIERHLEENPNLGIIRATLIAVSEVGNPTILATFTVIAAILPMAFVRGLMGPYMKPIPVGASLAMILSLIVAFVITPWASVRLLKEKHAHTGNGSGEHKISKLDAIYIRFMNWLLGFKKNATVFGLVTIGLLIVSMAFVGFKWVKVKMLPFDNKEEFQVLLDYQPETTLIQSMSHSEELTKILLKNPNVEKIQIFAGEAAPFSFSGMVKHSFLRNLDSMNDLQVILKNKNNRKESSHEIIETLRSDIQKFGEKYHVVTKVLEIPPGPPVMATMVAEVYGPTASVRKQVTEEIEKIFREEPSVVDLDSTLRNGRTKMIYPIDFEKSGIFGIKTSALAYTGSILFSESPFVSLATAEEPEEVSVNLSVIQSVRSSKNPFQNQNIMSMESGVVSSERVLGNPYKEEDRSLFRKNLKPVQYVMSELSGSEEAPVYGMLKLAPKIKYETQTAEVPWNTTKPVIKWDGEWFITYEVFRDLGGAFAVVILLIYVLVLGWFKSYTVPLVIMAPIPISLIGILPGHFVMGAYFTATSMIGFIAGAGIIVRNSIILVDFIEGEIKKGVELKEAVVHAGVVRFRPMLLTASAVVVGSFVMLFDPIFQGLAISLMFGEIAATVLSRFAVPVLYYWFIGKSRQGVIKHG
- a CDS encoding NAD(P)-binding protein encodes the protein MIAVVGSGIAGLTAAWAVRKFKDITLFEKHPEIGMAAFGAKQMVDGLPVEFDIPFRTIKRDYYPTLFQVYDKAGIKTRPVDYSFKVESNGDSVFGFRSYEFLGMPFGLPTMDSLVSAKGRRIFSDLLKFYTNAKTDWLKENSSISILDFLIKYGYSNEFIYHFLLPTFALVNTCKTETVGAYPAETIIGYHSRGYSYTPQETAEFGTRDIVNRLTENLSNLNLNAGIQKIYKKGDKTFIQFANEEKEFDHVILSTQANQGKELLGEGFELEKEILGEFRYESSDVVLHTDESYFSNPSVSLIFKIRDGYDKPEVTLDLGRIIPELNGKKIFQTWNPHQLPKPEDTLKIAKFERPVMDERTTKAIKRIAALHVESNCRLWLCGSYSLYGIPLLEAGAKSALYVVSKLLNKNIDELIQK
- a CDS encoding SAM-dependent methyltransferase; amino-acid sequence: MTPFPFSKSPVIVLPQSPPYFVSNFGYWEEDISYESAGLKFLSKFVFGAGLQPKSKILELGSGLGGSLVYWSKNFQPKLLSAINLPGEQSEFAEQLFISTKTEVKPFIHGSWESIKSLADSSYQYVFSLDASYHFQNLALFYRESYRVLEPGGRFVFTNFQITESRFKKLWWLYLPFLIPKNNLKLVEETITELKAIGFKEIKHENWTKPVLFGFIEFSKTLPASLKAFAKVLNLFAKNLGLSYHYYVFEK